Sequence from the Pseudosulfitobacter pseudonitzschiae genome:
AGGTTGGCCTCGTCCGCCCGGAGGACACCGTCAAAGAGGAGGGCGCGCGGGGCTCCTCGGCCAACCCGACCGAGGGGGAGGCCCCGGACGCCGGCGAAATCACCTACCCGGCCTCGCTGGCAGAGGACCTCAAGACCGAGCGGGCCATGGCCCTCGGCGCCGCGATGGCGCTGCATCCCGAAGCCACGCTCGATCTGACGCTCTTCAAGCTGGTCAGTGACGTTCTGGCCAGCGGCATGAGCGTCACGCAGGCGATCAAGATCGATGCCCGCAAGGAATACCGCAGCCATGCCAAGATGGACGAGATTGACGAGACCTCGCTTGAGCAGGTGGCGGCGGCGCATGATGCGCTTGATCTGTCCTGGCTCGATGACACCCGCGCGCCCGCGGATCAGTTCGCGGCGTTTCGCGCGCTGGAGGCCGGCGAGAAGGCCAAGCTTGTGGCCTATGCCACGGCCAGCACCACGCAGTCCTGCTTCGCGCGGGACCGCCAGCGCGACAGCCTGATGCATGACTTCGAGATCGAGATCATGCCCGACATTCGCGCCCACTGGACACCGAATTCGGCCCTCTTCAACCGCTTCAAGAAGGCCTGGCTCCTGAAGATCCTCGGCGAGGATCTGGGTCTGACCCAGGAGGCGGTGACGCTGGCTTCGTCGAGCAAGAAGGAGATCGTCGCCTTCTGCGACAAGCTCTTCGCCGAGCCCTTCGCCACGCTCACGGACGCGCAGCGCGCTGCCGTGGCCGCCTGGTGCCCGCCGATGATGCAGACCGCCGGTGTCGCCTTTGACGAGGCGGAGCCCACTGCGGAAACCCCCGAGCCTGAGAGCGAGGTCGCGCAAGCGGCCTGAGCCATCACGCGACCCGCGCGTAGATCATGCCACCCGCGCGGGTCGACCCTCCCACACCCAACGGAAAGACATCCCCATGGCTATTCTCAAGTTCTCTGCCTCCGCTGTCGCGGCGCAAATCGCACATGCGCGTGCCTGCAAGACCTTCCTGCCCAACTGGAACGGGTCCGTGGACAGGCCGGCCCTGATCCTGATCGTTGGCAATGGTGTGCATCTGTGCTCGAACGGCATCGATGGTACGACCACCCGTATCGTCACCACCGAGCAGGCCGATCCCTCCTTCGCCTTCGCCGACGGCATGAACCCGTTTCGGGATACCGACTGGATGGCGCAGCGCCGCATGGCGTTTCGCGATCTGACAGGCCAGTTCTACACCGACATCCTGGATGACGTGCAGGTGCTCATCGACCGGGGGCGGGGTGCGATCCGGCTCGCCACCGATGGCCACAGCATCCGCGTCTTCGTGCGCCGGGCCTCGGACTATCTCATCGGCGGGACCTACGAGGTGCCCTCGGGCCTCGGCGGCACCTTCCGGGTCATTCTCAAGGATGCCTGCGACACCTTCGCGATCGTGCAGAACTGCGGCAATTGCGAGGATTTCGACGCCATGCAGCCCTATCGCGTGCCGCTGGATGCGCTGATGGAGATCGACGATCGGAGGGCGGCATAGTGGGATGGCTTTTCTACACCGACCGCCGTATCAAATCCTACGCGGATGAGAAGGCGGAAATTACACGGCTCTGCACCTTCGAGGGCGACACGCGCAAAACTGAACTGGTCAAGGCCTGCAAGGTCGCCTCCACCTGGTATGCGGCGGCAAGGGTCACCAATCTCGACGGCACCGCTGTCGAAGACACGACCTATGTGACCGATGCGGATGGCTCCATCACTTTCGCCGCCGTATTCCTTACCCGATATGATGACGGCTGCTGGGGCTACAAGGACATGGAGGAAAGCGCGGGACCGGTCGAATCCCGCGCGCCACTGAGCCTATTGGCCCTGCTGTCCGAGCTGAAAGACCTAGACAGCTATGCTCATGCCTGGCGCCAGCGCTGCCAGGACTGGGCTGCGATCCCGGACTACGAGGAAGGCGACAAGATCAAGCTCGCAGCACCTGTGACGCTCACTGATGGCAGTACCTGCCAGATTGTCACCGCGACCCACTACAGGCGCGGGCGGCAAAAGCGCCGCTGCTACCGCATCGAGGAAACTGGTGGGCTCGTACGCCTGTCGAAGGCCTCGCTTGCGGGCTCGGAGTTGCTCAGCTCCGCGAAAGGTGCGGCTAGCCCGGTGCTGCGGAGTTCCTGGCGGGGCGAAAGG
This genomic interval carries:
- a CDS encoding regulator; the protein is MAILKFSASAVAAQIAHARACKTFLPNWNGSVDRPALILIVGNGVHLCSNGIDGTTTRIVTTEQADPSFAFADGMNPFRDTDWMAQRRMAFRDLTGQFYTDILDDVQVLIDRGRGAIRLATDGHSIRVFVRRASDYLIGGTYEVPSGLGGTFRVILKDACDTFAIVQNCGNCEDFDAMQPYRVPLDALMEIDDRRAA